A genomic segment from Nicotiana tabacum cultivar K326 chromosome 7, ASM71507v2, whole genome shotgun sequence encodes:
- the LOC107802070 gene encoding E3 ubiquitin-protein ligase RHF1A isoform X2, with translation MANDSLNSPPMIASPAVVDDSFEDACSICLEPFNSDDPPAVTDCKHEYHLQCILEWSQRSKECPICWRVLALKDPASQELLAAVEIERNMRSRINVRHTNEDVETNHDAPQQNDSDFEERIMRHFAAATSRVRLVNRRRRQASSGIGPTQVVPSVPVGVRSNQIQNSESTVQPRASGFTGDGSAASATSSSIGPASSTVPAHGNGPFKLSQPPTYGPQGSSSSEFLAFSESIKSKWSAASARYKESISKGTRGFKEKLLSRNTSVKDFGKEVQREMSAGIASVTRMIERLDLTSKRPGASEPLSACTMGTSNFPSRGVCEQGNVTFQSHDSCIKNSTIEVTPTAPSLISNTNTGQMEIFLDRTETDAATLSKSRINGA, from the exons ATGGCCAACGATTCGTTAAACTCGCCGCCGATGATCGCCTCGCCGGCCGTCGTTGATGATAGCTTTGAGGATGCCTGCAGTATCTGCCTTGAGCCATTTAACTCCGATGATCCTCCTGCT gtAACAGATTGTAAGCATGAGTATCATTTGCAGTGTATTCTTGAATG GTCTCAGAGAAGCAAGGAGTGCCCAATTTGTTGGAGGGTTCTTGCGCTGAAGGACCCTGCAAG CCAAGAGCTACTAGCTGCAGTGGAGATTGAAAGGAACATGAGGTCAAGGATTAATGTGCGTCATACCAACGAAGACGTTGAAACCAACCAT GATGCCCCTCAGCAGAATGATTCTGATTTTGAGGAGCGAATCATGCGACATTTTGCTGCTGCGACAAGTAGAGTCCGTCTTGTCAACAGAAGGAGAAGACAGGCATCATCAGGAATTGGTCCTACACAGGTTGTCCCTTCTGTGCCAGTAGGAGTTAGGTCAAACCAGATACAGAATAGTGAATCCACTGTACAGCCCCGAGCTTCTGGGTTTACTGGGGATGGATCTGCTGCTTCTGCAACTTCATCTAGTATTGGGCCTGCATCATCAACAGTTCCTGCCCATGGAAATGGTCCTTTTAAGCTTAG CCAACCGCCAACTTATGGCCCCCAGGGGTCAAGCTCATCCGAGTTTCTTGCATTTTCTGAATCTATAAAATCGAAATGGTCTGCTGCTTCAGCGAG GTATAAGGAATCAATCTCAAAAGGTACTCGTGGTTTTAAGGAAAAGTTATTATCACGCAACACCTCTGTCAAAGATTTTGGCAAAGAAGTTCAGCGTGAGATGAGTGCTGGAATAGCTAGCGTTACAAGAATGATTGAACGACTTGATCTTACTTCAAAACGTCCAGGAGCTTCTGAACCATTATCTGCATGTACCATGGGTACCTCAAACTTTCCTAGTAGAGGAGTGTGTGAGCAAGGAAATGTGACATTTCAATCGCATGATAGTTGCATAAAGAATTCTACAATTGAAGTAACTCCTACCGCTCCCTCATTGATCTCCAACACCAACACTGGCCAAATGGAAATTTTCTTAGACAG AACGGAAACTGATGCTGCAACCCTATCGaagtcaagaataaatggtgCCTGA
- the LOC107802070 gene encoding E3 ubiquitin-protein ligase RHF1A isoform X1 produces MANDSLNSPPMIASPAVVDDSFEDACSICLEPFNSDDPPAVTDCKHEYHLQCILEWSQRSKECPICWRVLALKDPASQELLAAVEIERNMRSRINVRHTNEDVETNHCFQDAPQQNDSDFEERIMRHFAAATSRVRLVNRRRRQASSGIGPTQVVPSVPVGVRSNQIQNSESTVQPRASGFTGDGSAASATSSSIGPASSTVPAHGNGPFKLSQPPTYGPQGSSSSEFLAFSESIKSKWSAASARYKESISKGTRGFKEKLLSRNTSVKDFGKEVQREMSAGIASVTRMIERLDLTSKRPGASEPLSACTMGTSNFPSRGVCEQGNVTFQSHDSCIKNSTIEVTPTAPSLISNTNTGQMEIFLDRTETDAATLSKSRINGA; encoded by the exons ATGGCCAACGATTCGTTAAACTCGCCGCCGATGATCGCCTCGCCGGCCGTCGTTGATGATAGCTTTGAGGATGCCTGCAGTATCTGCCTTGAGCCATTTAACTCCGATGATCCTCCTGCT gtAACAGATTGTAAGCATGAGTATCATTTGCAGTGTATTCTTGAATG GTCTCAGAGAAGCAAGGAGTGCCCAATTTGTTGGAGGGTTCTTGCGCTGAAGGACCCTGCAAG CCAAGAGCTACTAGCTGCAGTGGAGATTGAAAGGAACATGAGGTCAAGGATTAATGTGCGTCATACCAACGAAGACGTTGAAACCAACCAT TGTTTCCAGGATGCCCCTCAGCAGAATGATTCTGATTTTGAGGAGCGAATCATGCGACATTTTGCTGCTGCGACAAGTAGAGTCCGTCTTGTCAACAGAAGGAGAAGACAGGCATCATCAGGAATTGGTCCTACACAGGTTGTCCCTTCTGTGCCAGTAGGAGTTAGGTCAAACCAGATACAGAATAGTGAATCCACTGTACAGCCCCGAGCTTCTGGGTTTACTGGGGATGGATCTGCTGCTTCTGCAACTTCATCTAGTATTGGGCCTGCATCATCAACAGTTCCTGCCCATGGAAATGGTCCTTTTAAGCTTAG CCAACCGCCAACTTATGGCCCCCAGGGGTCAAGCTCATCCGAGTTTCTTGCATTTTCTGAATCTATAAAATCGAAATGGTCTGCTGCTTCAGCGAG GTATAAGGAATCAATCTCAAAAGGTACTCGTGGTTTTAAGGAAAAGTTATTATCACGCAACACCTCTGTCAAAGATTTTGGCAAAGAAGTTCAGCGTGAGATGAGTGCTGGAATAGCTAGCGTTACAAGAATGATTGAACGACTTGATCTTACTTCAAAACGTCCAGGAGCTTCTGAACCATTATCTGCATGTACCATGGGTACCTCAAACTTTCCTAGTAGAGGAGTGTGTGAGCAAGGAAATGTGACATTTCAATCGCATGATAGTTGCATAAAGAATTCTACAATTGAAGTAACTCCTACCGCTCCCTCATTGATCTCCAACACCAACACTGGCCAAATGGAAATTTTCTTAGACAG AACGGAAACTGATGCTGCAACCCTATCGaagtcaagaataaatggtgCCTGA
- the LOC107802071 gene encoding peroxiredoxin-2F, mitochondrial, whose product MASAMLKRTTMIKSMVQSLRSYASVSVGTDLTVAAPNVSLQKARSWDEGVSSKFSTTPLKDIFKGKKVVIFGLPGAYTGVCSMQHVPSYKNNIDKFKAKGIDSVICVAVNDPYVMNGWAEKLQAKEAIEFYGDFDGSFHKSLDLTIDLSAALLGPRSHRWSAYVDDGNVKVLNVEEAPSDFKVSGGDVILGQI is encoded by the exons ATGGCCTCAGCAATGTTGAAGAGAACAACAATGATAAAGTCAATGGTTCAAAGCCTGAGATCCTATGCTTCTGTTTCTGTAGGTACTGATCTTACAGTAGCTGCACCAAATGTTTCACTACAAAAGGCTCGATCTTGGGATGAAGGTGTCTCCTCTAAATTCTCTACTACCCCTCTCAAAGATATTTTCAAG GGTAAAAAAGTTGTAATCTTTGGCCTTCCT GGTGCATACACTGGAGTTTGTTCAATGCAACATGTACCTAGCTACAAGAATAACATTGATAAGTTCAAGGCCAAAGGAATCGACTCTGTGATTTGTGTTGCTGTGAATGATCCGTATGTTATGAATGGTTGGGCAGAAAAGCTACAAGCCAAAGAAGCT ATTGAGTTTTATGGTGATTTTGATGGAAGCTTCCACAAGAGTTTGGACTTAACAATTGATCTCTCTGCTGCTTTGCTTGGACCTCGATCTCACAG GTGGTCAGCGTATGTGGATGATGGGAATGTGAAGGTTCTGAATGTTGAAGAAGCTCCTTCTGATTTCAAGGTTTCTGGCGGAGACGTTATCTTGGGACAGATCTAG